A window of Piliocolobus tephrosceles isolate RC106 chromosome 13, ASM277652v3, whole genome shotgun sequence contains these coding sequences:
- the LOC111522480 gene encoding cytochrome c oxidase subunit 8A, mitochondrial: protein MSVLTSLLLRGLTGSARRLPVPRAKIHSMPPEEELGIMEKAIALTACFVTFLLPAGWILSHLEDYKRPE, encoded by the exons ATGTCCGTCCTGACGTCCCTGCTGCTGCGGGGCTTGACAGGCTCGGCCCGGCGGCTCCCAGTGCCGCGCGCCAAGATCCATTCGATGCCCCCGGAGGAGGAGCTTGGGATCATG GAAAAGGCCATTGCGCTTACCGCCTGCTTTGTAACCTTCCTCCTGCCAGCGGGCTGGATCCTGTCACACCTGGAGGACTACAAGCGGCCGGAGTGA